The DNA region AACGCCTCGATCGGCCCCGGCGTGGGCACTTTGCCGGTCTTGTCAGGCACCGCGCGCATCCACGCCAGCACCTGCGGGAACGGCCAGATGGAAACGCCCGCGAACACCAGCGCGCCGACGATGGCCGATGCGGCCACCACGATCGTCATGCGTCCCTCTAGCGTGAGCGTCCTCATCGGCGGCGCGTCAGACAGCCAGCCCGTATCGCTCCATCCGCCGGTAGAGCGCTTGCCGTGACAGGCCCAGGCTGTTCGCGGCGCGACTGATGACCCCGCCCGCCGAGGCCAGGGCCGCTTCGACCGACTCGCGGCTGGGTTCGTCGAGGTTGCGCGTGGCGTTCGCCGACGGCGGCGGCAGGTTGAGGTGTACCGGCTCGATGCGACCGTCCGGTGCCAGCAGCGCCGCACGCGCGATGGCGTTTTTCAGCTCACGTACGTTGCCCGGCCAGGAGTGCGCCAGCAGGGCTTCGCGAGCGTCTTCGGTCAATGTGGCCTTGCCGTCCAGGAAATGCCCGGCCAGCGGCAGGATATCGTCGCTGCGCTCGGAGAGCGGAGGGAGGTTCACGTCGATGACGTTGAGGCGGTAATAGAGGTCTTCGCGGAAGGTGCCCGCGGCGATCATCGCCTTGAGGTCGGCATTGGTCGCGCTGACCAGGCGCACCTTGACCTGTCGCGTCCGTCCCGAACCCAGTCGCTCGAACTGGCCCGTCTCGAGCACGCGCAGCAGCTTCATCTGCCCCGGCAGCGGCAGGTTGCCGATCTCGTCGAGGAACAACGTGCCGCCATGAGCCATCTCGAAGCGGCCCTCCCGCGCCTTGTTGGCGCCCGTATACGCGCCGGCCTCGGCACCGAAGAGCTCGGCCTCGATCAGCTCCCCGGGAAGCGCACCGCAATTGACCGCGACGAACGGCCCGTGCCGCACGGCGGAATTGGCGTGCACGATCGCGGCGATGCGTTCCTTGCCGGCACCGTTGGGACCGGTCACCAGCACGGATACGTCGGAACGCGCGACCTGACATGCGAGCTCGATCGTGCGGCTCATGGCCTCGGAAGCGAATACCAGGCCATCGAGTTCGTAGCGGCTTTCCAGAGCTTCGCGCCGGCGACGGCGTTCGACATGGACGCGCGTGGCCTCGCGGTTGGCTTCGGCCAGTTCCAGCAGGTTTTCCACCGTCGCCAGCAGCTTGTTGTCATCCCACGGCTTGGCCAGATAATCGGAAGCGCCGGCCTTGACCAGTTCCACCGCGGCTTCGAGGTGCGTCCACGCCGTGAGCAGGATCACCGGCAGGTCGGTGTAACGCGCGCGGATGGCCTTGAACAGCGCGATGCCTTCCTCCCCCGACGTGGTGTCGGCGGTGAAGTTCATGTCCTGAATGACGACATCGATCCGTTCACGGCCAAGCATCGCCAGGCCTTCTTCGGGTGTGAGCGCGACAAGGGGCCGGATCTCGCGGAGGCTGAGAGCAAGCGAAAGGGCCTCGCCGACGGCGGGGTTGTCGTCAATGATCAGTACGCAGCGCATGTGAACCTTTGGCATGCAGGCATGGATGCTTCTCGATGACCAAAAGGTTGAAAGCCTTTCGCATGAATCTTCATTCTAACCACGTGTCGCGACCACCGGGGGAACCGCCGCCGCGCGCAGGGCCGGGGCCAGCACGGCGGCCTGCCCGAGAAGCCAGAGGATGATCGCCCCGGCCGGCAGGTAGACCAGCGGAAGCCTCGGCACTTCGTATTGCCACATCAGCAGCAGGTTTATCCCATAAGCCAGCACCATGCCTACGCCAATCCCGATGCTGGCCAGCAGGAAGTTTTCGGTCTGAAAGTAACGCAGCACATCGACCCGGCGCGCGCCCAGTGCCCGCCGTACGCCGATCT from Luteibacter mycovicinus includes:
- a CDS encoding sigma-54-dependent transcriptional regulator; protein product: MRCVLIIDDNPAVGEALSLALSLREIRPLVALTPEEGLAMLGRERIDVVIQDMNFTADTTSGEEGIALFKAIRARYTDLPVILLTAWTHLEAAVELVKAGASDYLAKPWDDNKLLATVENLLELAEANREATRVHVERRRRREALESRYELDGLVFASEAMSRTIELACQVARSDVSVLVTGPNGAGKERIAAIVHANSAVRHGPFVAVNCGALPGELIEAELFGAEAGAYTGANKAREGRFEMAHGGTLFLDEIGNLPLPGQMKLLRVLETGQFERLGSGRTRQVKVRLVSATNADLKAMIAAGTFREDLYYRLNVIDVNLPPLSERSDDILPLAGHFLDGKATLTEDAREALLAHSWPGNVRELKNAIARAALLAPDGRIEPVHLNLPPPSANATRNLDEPSRESVEAALASAGGVISRAANSLGLSRQALYRRMERYGLAV